In Apium graveolens cultivar Ventura chromosome 10, ASM990537v1, whole genome shotgun sequence, the following are encoded in one genomic region:
- the LOC141690534 gene encoding pentatricopeptide repeat-containing protein At3g48250, chloroplastic-like, which translates to MTHESVVYILKNLDKDPLKASKFLTWVTEKNVFEASSSSFCLLLQILAKNVAMREFWFTVNKMKEYGLVIDEESYTSMVGHFKRLKMVGDITALTRFYNMMVRSGVVDCKVKEVVEVVQRLDWGCEVEKRLMEMGICVSEVFVVRVLMGLRRSPLKAFEVFKWFVKGCGFEHRIGTYNVMVRVLGRYNSIDEFWWLLKKMKGVGYDLDIDTYIKISKRFQKNKMLEDAVRLYEHMMDGPYKPLAKECSVLLRAIAAGNTPDLDLVFRVVDKFEAAGHILEKTGYDLIHRSLTRVGRFNEAEKIMETMRNTGCEPDNITYGQLIYGLCKARRLEDACKVLDAMVGNECFPDLKTWTTLIQGHCAAGEVDRALFYFSKMMEENCEADADLLDVLVNGFLNQNRIDGAYTLLIELVNRAPLRPWQATYRNLIQHLLGERKLEEALNLLHLMRKSNCPPYPEPFLQYISKFGTVDDALKFLKALSSKEYPTISAYQHVFQRLFEEGRHSEARDLLYKCPLHIRKHQAVCSLFGSV; encoded by the coding sequence ATGACCCATGAATCTGTTGTGTATATATTGAAGAATCTTGATAAAGACCCACTAAAAGCATCTAAATTCTTGACATGGGTCACTGAGAAAAATGTGTTTGAGGCTAGTTCCAGTAGTTTTTGTTTATTGCTTCAAATTTTGGCTAAAAATGTTGCAATGAGGGAGTTTTGGTTTACGGTTAATAAGATGAAGGAATACGGGTTGGTTATCGATGAGGAGAGTTATACGAGTATGGTTGGGCATTTTAAGAGGTTGAAGATGGTTGGGGATATTACTGCTTTGACTAGGTTTTATAATATGATGGTTAGGAGTGGTGTTGTGGATTGTAAGGTGAAGGAGGTTGTTGAGGTTGTCCAGAGGTTGGACTGGGGTTGCGAGGTGGAGAAACGGTTGATGGAGATGGGAATTTGTGTTTCGGAGGTTTTTGTGGTTAGGGTTTTGATGGGACTACGACGAAGTCCGTTGAAGGCGTTTGAGGTTTTTAAGTGGTTTGTGAAGGGCTGTGGTTTTGAACATAGGATTGGAACTTATAATGTGATGGTTAGGGTTCTCGGGAGGTATAATTCTATAGATGAATTTTGGTGGTTGTTGAAAAAAATGAAGGGTGTGGGATATGACTTGGATATTGATACTTATATTAAGATTTCGAAGCGTTTTCAGAAGAATAAGATGTTAGAAGATGCTGTTAGACTTTATGAACATATGATGGATGGTCCGTATAAGCCTTTAGCCAAAGAATGTAGTGTACTTTTGCGGGCTATTGCTGCAGGTAATACACCGGATCTTGATTTGGTGTTTAGAGTTGTAGATAAATTTGAGGCTGCAGGGCATATCCTTGAAAAGACCGGTTATGATTTAATTCATAGGTCTCTGACTAGGGTGGGAAGATTCAACGAAGCAGAGAAGATTATGGAAACCATGAGAAATACAGGGTGCGAACCTGATAACATAACTTATGGCCAATTAATTTATGGACTTTGTAAAGCAAGAAGATTAGAAGATGCATGCAAAGTGCTGGATGCGATGGTAGGGAATGAGTGTTTTCCTGATTTGAAAACTTGGACAACCTTGATACAAGGACATTGTGCAGCTGGTGAAGTTGATAGGGCATTATTTTATTTTTCGAAAATGATGGAGGAAAACTGTGAAGCTGATGCTGACTTATTGGATGTTCTAGTAAATGGATTCCTGAATCAGAATAGAATTGATGGTGCATACACATTGCTGATTGAGCTGGTGAATAGGGCTCCTCTGAGACCTTGGCAGGCTACATACAGAAATCTGATTCAGCATCTTTTAGGCGAACGCAAGCTTGAAGAAGCACTGAACCTTCTCCACTTGATGAGGAAAAGCAACTGCCCTCCTTATCCCGAACCTTTTCTTCAGTATATATCGAAGTTTGGGACTGTGGATGAtgctctaaagtttttgaaggCATTGAGTTCCAAGGAATATCCAACTATTTCAGCTTATCAACATGTATTCCAACGTCTCTTCGAGGAAGGTAGACATTCAGAGGCCAGAGATCTTCTTTACAAGTGCCCTCTTCACATTCGCAAACATCAAGCCGTTTGCAGTCTTTTTGGTTCCGTATAG